The genomic DNA CGCGGCCTTGGTTGTCGTACACGGTAATGCTTGCGCGAATATCAGCTGCAAGGCGTTCGCAAAGTCTGTTAAGGTCAACGCTATCAGTTGATTTTGACTGGCGTATTTTTGGCTCAAGCACGTCTTTAACGAGCGTTCCATGTCCGTGGAGTGCGGCTTCGACTTCGGCAATGAATTGGCGTTCGACAAAGTATGAAAATGTGAGGCCAAGGCTAAAAATAGCCAAGAAAGTAACAACGAGGTAGGTTAAGACAAAGCGCCATTTAATCTTCTTTGTCATCGCTCTGTCCGACGTACATGTAGCCAATGCCGCGAACCGTAACAATGCGTTTTGGCAAGCTGGGATTATCTTCTATTTTCTCGCGGAGCCAGCGGATGTGGACGTCGAGTGTTCTGCTGGTTTCGTAAGCATCCTCAGCCCAAACGGCGTTCAGCAGCATGTCGCGAGTCATGACACGGTCTCTATTTTTCACAAGAATTCGAAGAAGGTCGAACTCCTTCAAGGGAAGGTAAATAGTTTTGTCGCCCAGCTTAACAATTCTTCTGGAGCAATCGACAGTTAGGTCGCCCACGCGCAAAACTTCATGCCTACCCGATTCCTCAGCAAGGCTTGAGCGTCTCAATACCGCCTTTAGACGTGCGATTAGCTCTCGAATGCTGAAGGGTTTAATTACGTAGTCATCTGCACCCAGCTCTAAGCCGACTACGCGGTCAACCTCTTCGCCTTTTGCCGTTAGCATAATAATTGGGATGCTTGTTTCTTTTCGAAGAATGCGGCATATTTCGAAGCCGTCTATCGTGGGAAGCATAATATCCAGCAGAATGAGGTCGGGCGATTGTTCGCGAGCCATTGCCAAGCCTTGAGCGCCGTCTGTAGCCACTAGGACCTGGTAGCCTTCTTTTTTGAGGGCATAGCTAACGGAGTCTGCAATCAGTGCTTCATCTTCGATAATCAAGATTTTTTCATTCATGATGGAGAAGTCCTTACTGGTGGATAAGAGTAAGAACTTGGCTTTTTGAGAGTCGAAGTTCTTGAGAAGTATAACTAATCTTAAGACTTCTTGTCAAGCATTTAAAGTATTAAGTACAGAATGACATTACCGCACAGCCTCCATCATTTCAGAAATTGTAACGAAGCGGTAGCCTCGACTGCGA from Armatimonadota bacterium includes the following:
- a CDS encoding response regulator transcription factor is translated as MNEKILIIEDEALIADSVSYALKKEGYQVLVATDGAQGLAMAREQSPDLILLDIMLPTIDGFEICRILRKETSIPIIMLTAKGEEVDRVVGLELGADDYVIKPFSIRELIARLKAVLRRSSLAEESGRHEVLRVGDLTVDCSRRIVKLGDKTIYLPLKEFDLLRILVKNRDRVMTRDMLLNAVWAEDAYETSRTLDVHIRWLREKIEDNPSLPKRIVTVRGIGYMYVGQSDDKED